A single Paraburkholderia sp. D15 DNA region contains:
- a CDS encoding Lrp/AsnC family transcriptional regulator, producing MAGIHLDDLDLRILGILQTDASLSNIELAERALTSPPTCLRRVVRLREAGVIQRQIAILDHAKIGSMLTAIIEVSLDRQTAEDHAAFEAYICAEPAVTQCYRVSPGPDFMVVADVTTMAAYDELARRLFTSSSNIRNVRTFFSTHRAKFEANAPVRAIVDQGK from the coding sequence ATGGCAGGCATCCATCTCGACGATCTCGACCTCCGCATTCTCGGCATCCTGCAAACGGACGCATCGCTATCGAACATCGAGCTCGCCGAACGCGCGCTGACTTCGCCGCCCACGTGCTTGCGGCGTGTCGTCAGGCTGAGGGAAGCTGGCGTGATCCAGCGGCAAATCGCGATTCTCGATCACGCGAAAATCGGTTCGATGCTCACGGCAATCATCGAGGTGAGTCTCGACAGGCAGACGGCGGAGGATCATGCGGCGTTCGAGGCGTACATCTGCGCGGAACCGGCCGTGACACAGTGCTATCGCGTGTCGCCGGGGCCGGATTTCATGGTCGTTGCGGACGTGACGACCATGGCCGCCTACGATGAACTCGCGCGCCGGCTCTTCACGAGTTCGTCGAATATCCGCAACGTGCGGACTTTCTTCTCCACGCATCGCGCGAAGTTCGAAGCCAATGCGCCGGTACGTGCGATAGTGGATCAAGGCAAATAG
- a CDS encoding septal ring lytic transglycosylase RlpA family protein, with amino-acid sequence MEANLHTRGSAGFGVGVGNDVSRLAAHLADVRSLRLRRTWLHVYVFAILGCWLNLLFAQQPASSVDTAHANHKAANNASLDRSGKARKGTASYYGKKFYSKKMADGTPMNPQSNVAASKTLPIGTTAKVTNLETGASAVVGIRDRGPYVQNRIVDVSPKTADKLGLKKDGTAPVEVKPVEVPQADGSVKQGAGAKEAGTQTSSGK; translated from the coding sequence ATGGAAGCGAATCTTCATACCAGGGGTAGCGCCGGTTTCGGTGTCGGCGTTGGCAACGACGTCAGCCGGTTAGCCGCGCATCTCGCCGATGTCAGATCGTTGCGTCTGAGAAGAACCTGGCTTCACGTCTACGTGTTTGCGATCCTCGGTTGCTGGCTGAACCTGTTGTTCGCGCAACAACCCGCGTCTTCTGTCGACACCGCACATGCGAACCATAAAGCCGCGAACAACGCGAGTCTCGATCGCTCGGGTAAAGCGCGCAAAGGAACCGCGTCCTACTACGGCAAGAAGTTCTACTCGAAGAAAATGGCCGACGGCACGCCGATGAATCCCCAATCCAATGTGGCCGCAAGCAAGACGCTGCCGATCGGCACGACGGCCAAGGTGACCAATCTGGAAACCGGCGCGAGTGCCGTGGTGGGAATCAGGGATCGGGGACCGTATGTGCAGAACCGGATTGTCGACGTGTCGCCGAAAACCGCCGACAAGCTGGGTTTGAAGAAGGACGGGACCGCGCCCGTCGAGGTGAAACCCGTCGAAGTACCACAGGCCGACGGCAGCGTGAAACAGGGCGCAGGGGCTAAGGAAGCGGGGACGCAGACGTCGAGCGGTAAGTAG
- a CDS encoding SDR family oxidoreductase → MNTVLITGCSSGFGLEIARYFLARDWHVIATMRTPRADLLPPSERLRVLALDVTDPDSIRHAVEAAGPIDVLVNNAGFGAASPAEFVPLDTVRELFETNTFGTIALTQAVLPQFRQRRAGVIVNVTSSVTLRAMPLIGAYRASKAAVNAFTESMALELEPFGVRTRLVLPGRSPETRFGDNARAHMHGLDDETYADVVKQVFAHLQDTSSPVTLSQDVAEAVWRAATDPSSPMRIPAGADAEAWAAEAR, encoded by the coding sequence ATGAACACCGTATTGATTACCGGCTGCTCGTCCGGCTTTGGACTCGAAATCGCCCGCTACTTTCTCGCACGCGACTGGCACGTCATCGCGACGATGCGCACGCCGCGCGCCGATCTGTTGCCGCCATCGGAACGCTTGCGCGTACTCGCGCTCGACGTCACCGATCCCGACAGTATTCGCCATGCTGTCGAGGCCGCCGGGCCGATCGACGTGCTCGTCAATAACGCGGGGTTCGGTGCCGCTTCGCCCGCCGAGTTCGTGCCGCTCGACACGGTGCGCGAGCTTTTCGAAACCAACACGTTCGGCACGATCGCGCTGACGCAGGCGGTGCTGCCGCAGTTTCGGCAGCGTCGGGCGGGTGTCATCGTGAATGTGACGTCGAGCGTCACGCTGAGGGCGATGCCTTTGATCGGCGCGTATCGCGCGAGCAAGGCGGCGGTCAATGCGTTCACGGAGTCGATGGCGCTGGAACTCGAACCGTTCGGCGTGCGGACGCGTCTCGTGTTGCCGGGCCGTTCGCCCGAAACGCGTTTTGGCGACAATGCGCGCGCTCACATGCATGGGCTGGATGACGAGACCTATGCCGATGTCGTGAAGCAGGTGTTCGCGCATCTGCAGGACACGTCGTCGCCGGTCACGCTGTCGCAGGATGTGGCCGAAGCCGTGTGGCGCGCGGCGACCGATCCGTCGTCGCCGATGCGCATTCCCGCCGGCGCCGATGCCGAAGCGTGGGCCGCCGAAGCTCGCTGA
- a CDS encoding AraC family transcriptional regulator has translation MIDPLAEVVTLLQPGARFSKLVFGASPWRISRSDAGQPFYCVVLEGGCRMAIDSHDPFEVLSGDFVLIPAAYGVAMSSLEVPPPGVEMPAPTPLGNNEFRIGAADNPIDSRMMVGHCSFGSPDAALLVSLLPQYVHVRGEHRLATLVQLVREESREQRPAREVVLSRLLEVLLIEALRSAAGTNASPGLVRGLADGRLAAAIRGMHEHPTRAWTVAQLAKEAALSRSTFFERFSRAVGVAPMEYLLGWRMALAKDLLRRNEGRVAEIAQRVGYSSASTFSVAFTRHVGRPPAQYAREQQAVLSGE, from the coding sequence ATGATCGATCCACTGGCCGAAGTCGTCACGCTGCTGCAACCCGGCGCGCGTTTCTCCAAACTCGTGTTCGGCGCGAGTCCCTGGCGCATCAGCCGTTCGGACGCTGGCCAGCCGTTTTATTGCGTGGTGCTGGAGGGCGGTTGCCGTATGGCGATCGACAGTCACGATCCGTTCGAGGTGCTGTCGGGCGACTTCGTGCTGATTCCGGCCGCCTACGGCGTCGCGATGTCGAGCCTCGAAGTGCCGCCGCCCGGCGTCGAGATGCCGGCGCCCACCCCGCTAGGCAACAACGAATTCAGAATCGGCGCAGCGGATAACCCGATCGACTCGCGAATGATGGTGGGCCATTGCAGCTTCGGTTCGCCGGATGCCGCGCTGCTGGTGTCGCTGCTGCCGCAATACGTGCATGTGCGCGGCGAACATCGGTTGGCGACGCTCGTGCAACTGGTGCGAGAGGAATCGCGCGAGCAACGTCCGGCGCGAGAGGTGGTGCTGTCGCGTTTGCTCGAAGTGCTGCTGATCGAGGCATTGCGCTCGGCCGCGGGCACGAATGCGTCGCCGGGTCTCGTGCGTGGACTCGCCGATGGACGCCTGGCGGCCGCGATTCGCGGCATGCATGAACACCCGACGCGCGCGTGGACCGTCGCGCAACTGGCGAAGGAAGCCGCGCTATCGCGCTCGACGTTCTTCGAACGCTTCAGCCGCGCGGTTGGCGTGGCGCCGATGGAATATCTGCTCGGCTGGCGCATGGCGCTCGCGAAAGATCTGCTTCGTCGCAATGAAGGGCGCGTCGCCGAAATTGCGCAGCGTGTCGGCTATAGCTCCGCGAGTACATTCAGCGTCGCGTTCACGCGGCATGTCGGTCGTCCGCCCGCGCAATACGCGCGCGAACAGCAGGCGGTATTGAGTGGCGAGTAA
- a CDS encoding serine hydrolase, translated as MPHKNEMSGRCTTHRVSHIARGALAAGIVAMLGACAAEQQSPASAAQAPVSYTPQSIYPGAEWTHAAPPMHGFSQEGIDRAVAYAKQQGSTSGMIVHDGVVLAEWGDVSRKSNLHSARKSFMSALIGIAVERGQIHLDDTLAQLGIDDNEPALTPTEKQATVRMLLEARSGVYHPTVYETAQMEASKPPRYSHPPGTFWYYNNWDFNTVGAIYEKATGADIFQALQTEIAKPVGMQDYRPSDGHYVSGGLATRYPAYPFNMSARDLARFALLYLHDGRWRDQQIVPAQWVAESTRAVSDTPTGGYGYMWWTSAPADGIRTPKMALLRPTFWADGHLGQYAVVVPSLDLVVVNLVDSRLTSKRMGQSKMERLVWLTEAAENASGIGAEPGAR; from the coding sequence ATGCCACACAAGAACGAAATGTCGGGCCGTTGCACAACCCATCGGGTGTCCCACATCGCGCGCGGCGCGCTCGCCGCCGGCATCGTTGCGATGCTCGGCGCTTGCGCAGCGGAGCAGCAATCGCCGGCATCCGCCGCGCAAGCGCCCGTCTCCTACACGCCGCAATCCATCTATCCCGGCGCCGAGTGGACGCACGCCGCGCCGCCCATGCATGGCTTCTCGCAGGAAGGAATCGACCGCGCCGTAGCCTACGCGAAACAGCAGGGCTCGACGTCCGGCATGATCGTTCACGATGGCGTCGTGCTCGCGGAATGGGGCGACGTATCGAGGAAATCGAATCTCCACTCGGCACGCAAGAGCTTCATGAGCGCACTGATCGGCATAGCCGTCGAGCGCGGACAGATCCACCTCGACGACACGCTCGCACAACTCGGTATCGACGACAACGAGCCCGCGCTTACGCCAACCGAAAAGCAGGCGACCGTGCGCATGCTGCTGGAGGCACGCTCGGGCGTCTATCATCCGACCGTCTATGAAACGGCGCAGATGGAGGCGTCCAAGCCACCGCGTTACAGTCATCCACCGGGGACGTTCTGGTATTACAACAACTGGGACTTCAATACGGTCGGTGCGATCTATGAGAAAGCGACCGGCGCGGATATTTTCCAGGCGCTGCAAACGGAGATCGCGAAGCCTGTCGGCATGCAGGATTACCGGCCGTCGGATGGGCACTATGTTTCGGGCGGTCTCGCCACGCGTTACCCCGCTTATCCGTTCAATATGAGCGCGCGCGATCTCGCGCGATTCGCGCTGCTGTATCTGCATGACGGCCGCTGGCGCGACCAGCAGATCGTGCCGGCGCAATGGGTCGCCGAATCGACGCGCGCGGTATCCGATACGCCGACCGGCGGCTATGGGTACATGTGGTGGACCAGCGCGCCGGCGGATGGCATCCGCACGCCGAAGATGGCGCTCTTGCGACCCACGTTCTGGGCCGATGGTCATTTGGGTCAATACGCGGTGGTGGTGCCGTCGCTCGATCTCGTGGTGGTGAATCTGGTGGATTCGCGGCTCACGTCGAAACGCATGGGGCAATCGAAGATGGAACGGCTCGTATGGTTGACCGAGGCCGCTGAGAACGCCAGCGGAATCGGCGCGGAACCCGGGGCGCGTTGA
- a CDS encoding AraC family transcriptional regulator has translation MNPVGKALWFIESHFAGELTLDDIANGGCVSRFHMARAFEAATGLSVMRYVRARRLSEAARRLADGAPDILAVAIEAGYGSHEAFTRAFREQFGLTPDALRARGHLDNLAIVEPIKMDESLLTHLEPPRFEDGRPLLVAGLSERYTCDTSTAIPSQWQRFNAYFGKVPGQVGGVAYGVCCNADDAGNFDYLCGVEVGDFSALPPEFARVRIPAQRYAVFSHRDHVSTIRRTVNTIWNQWLPASGHTPADAPNFERYDEKFDPISGMGGFEIWLPLKR, from the coding sequence ATGAATCCGGTGGGGAAAGCGCTCTGGTTTATCGAAAGCCATTTTGCCGGCGAGTTGACGCTCGACGACATCGCCAATGGTGGCTGCGTCTCGCGCTTTCACATGGCGCGGGCATTCGAAGCGGCCACGGGTTTGTCGGTGATGCGCTACGTGCGTGCGCGTCGATTGAGCGAAGCCGCACGCCGGCTCGCCGACGGCGCGCCCGATATCCTGGCGGTCGCGATCGAAGCCGGCTACGGCTCACACGAAGCATTCACGCGCGCGTTTCGCGAGCAGTTCGGGCTTACGCCCGACGCGTTGCGCGCACGAGGTCATCTCGACAACCTTGCCATCGTGGAGCCGATCAAAATGGACGAATCCTTACTCACGCATCTCGAACCGCCTCGCTTCGAGGACGGCCGGCCGTTGCTCGTCGCGGGACTGAGCGAGCGTTATACGTGCGATACCAGCACGGCCATTCCGTCGCAGTGGCAGCGCTTTAACGCGTACTTCGGCAAGGTGCCGGGGCAAGTAGGCGGCGTGGCCTACGGCGTCTGCTGCAACGCCGACGACGCGGGTAACTTCGACTACCTATGCGGCGTCGAAGTCGGCGATTTTTCGGCACTGCCGCCCGAATTCGCTCGGGTGCGCATACCCGCGCAACGGTACGCGGTGTTCAGTCATCGCGATCACGTGTCGACGATCCGGCGCACCGTGAATACGATCTGGAATCAATGGCTGCCCGCATCGGGACACACGCCGGCGGATGCGCCGAACTTCGAACGTTACGACGAGAAGTTCGATCCGATCAGCGGCATGGGTGGATTCGAAATCTGGTTGCCGCTGAAGCGTTGA
- a CDS encoding DHA2 family efflux MFS transporter permease subunit has product MTHSLHGRQRWLALVVLCLGVLMIVLDTTIVNVALPSIAADLGFTETSLVWVVNAYMLTFGGCLLLGGRLGDLYGHRKLFLGGITLFTLASLACGLANSQVLLVCARAVQGLGGAVVSAVSLSLIMNLFTEPGERAKAMGVYGFVCAGGGSIGVLLGGLLTNLLSWHWIFLVNLPIGIAVYALCVALLPSAPGHAHGEKLDVAGAVSVTASLMLAVYAVVNGNEAGWTSLQTLGLLFAALALLTVFLIIEARVEHPLMPLALFRLRNVATANVVGVLWAAAMFAWFFISALYLQRVLGYRPLQVGLAFLPANLIMGLFSLGLSARAVMRFGLRIPLAVGLLVAACGLALFARAPVDGSFVIDVMPGMILLGFGAGIAFNPVLLAAMSDVDPSDSGLASGIVNTSFMMGGALGLAVLASLAAARSDAMQASQGTVAALNSGYHVAFLFGAIFAAAAGILGGLLLRAGRPAQHDETSASATQGKAATQN; this is encoded by the coding sequence ATGACCCATTCCCTCCACGGCAGGCAGCGCTGGCTGGCACTCGTCGTTCTGTGCCTCGGCGTACTCATGATCGTGCTCGACACGACGATCGTGAACGTCGCATTGCCGTCCATTGCGGCGGACCTCGGCTTTACCGAAACCTCGCTCGTGTGGGTGGTCAATGCGTACATGCTGACGTTCGGCGGCTGTCTGCTGCTCGGCGGGCGGCTCGGCGATCTGTACGGCCATCGCAAACTGTTCCTCGGCGGCATCACGTTGTTCACGCTGGCTTCGCTCGCGTGCGGCCTCGCGAATTCGCAGGTACTGCTGGTCTGCGCGCGGGCGGTGCAGGGTTTGGGCGGCGCTGTCGTATCGGCCGTATCGCTGTCGCTCATCATGAATCTGTTCACCGAACCCGGCGAACGCGCAAAGGCGATGGGCGTCTACGGCTTCGTGTGTGCGGGCGGCGGCAGCATCGGCGTGTTGCTCGGCGGTCTGCTGACCAATCTGCTCAGCTGGCACTGGATCTTTCTCGTCAACCTGCCGATCGGCATCGCGGTGTACGCGCTGTGCGTCGCGCTGCTGCCGTCGGCGCCGGGGCACGCGCACGGCGAAAAGCTCGACGTGGCGGGCGCGGTGTCGGTGACGGCATCGCTGATGCTCGCCGTGTATGCGGTCGTCAACGGCAACGAAGCCGGCTGGACGTCGCTGCAGACGCTCGGCCTGCTGTTCGCCGCGCTCGCGTTGCTGACCGTGTTCCTGATCATCGAGGCGCGCGTCGAGCATCCGTTGATGCCGCTCGCGCTGTTTCGCCTGCGCAATGTCGCGACCGCGAATGTGGTCGGCGTGCTGTGGGCCGCGGCGATGTTCGCGTGGTTCTTTATCTCGGCGCTGTATCTGCAGCGTGTGCTCGGCTATCGGCCGCTACAGGTCGGGCTCGCGTTCCTGCCGGCCAATCTGATCATGGGTCTGTTTTCGCTGGGCCTTTCGGCGCGCGCGGTGATGCGCTTCGGTCTGCGCATTCCGCTCGCCGTCGGCCTGCTGGTTGCCGCGTGCGGTCTCGCGTTGTTCGCTCGCGCACCGGTGGACGGCAGCTTTGTAATCGACGTGATGCCGGGCATGATCCTGCTCGGCTTCGGCGCGGGCATCGCGTTCAATCCGGTGCTGCTCGCCGCGATGAGCGATGTCGATCCGAGCGATTCGGGTCTTGCGTCGGGTATCGTCAATACGTCGTTCATGATGGGCGGCGCACTCGGTCTCGCGGTGCTGGCGAGTCTTGCCGCCGCGCGCAGCGACGCGATGCAGGCGTCGCAAGGCACGGTGGCGGCGCTCAATAGCGGGTATCACGTGGCGTTTCTGTTCGGGGCGATTTTCGCGGCGGCAGCGGGCATTCTCGGCGGCTTGTTGTTGCGCGCGGGCCGCCCGGCTCAACATGACGAGACATCCGCCTCCGCGACGCAAGGCAAAGCGGCGACGCAGAACTGA
- a CDS encoding glutathione S-transferase: MLTVHHLNNSRSQRVLWLLEELGVPYEIKRYQRDPKTMLAPPELRAVHPLGKSPVITDEGQTIAESGAIVEYLIGKYGQGRFAPAPGTPEHLRYTYWLHYAEGSAMPPLLLKLVALRIASAPMPFFAKPIARKIAGTLQSSFIDPQLKLHLGYIDKELSATGWFVGDDFTAADVQMSFPLEAATARGGMAGQIPAIDAFLKRIHARPAYQRALERGGKYEMVSGD; encoded by the coding sequence ATGCTCACTGTCCATCATCTGAACAACTCCCGCTCGCAGCGCGTGCTGTGGCTACTCGAAGAGCTTGGCGTCCCGTACGAAATCAAGCGCTACCAGCGCGATCCGAAGACCATGCTCGCGCCGCCCGAGTTGCGCGCGGTGCATCCGCTCGGCAAATCGCCGGTTATTACCGACGAAGGCCAGACCATTGCCGAATCCGGTGCGATCGTCGAGTACCTGATCGGTAAATATGGCCAGGGGCGATTCGCGCCGGCGCCAGGTACGCCCGAGCATCTGCGCTACACGTACTGGCTGCACTATGCGGAAGGCTCGGCGATGCCGCCGCTGCTGCTGAAGCTGGTGGCGCTGCGCATCGCCAGCGCGCCGATGCCCTTCTTCGCGAAGCCGATCGCGCGCAAGATCGCCGGCACGTTGCAATCCAGCTTTATCGACCCGCAGTTGAAGCTGCATCTCGGCTACATCGATAAGGAATTGAGTGCGACCGGCTGGTTCGTCGGTGACGATTTCACAGCGGCCGACGTGCAGATGAGCTTCCCGCTCGAAGCCGCCACCGCGCGCGGCGGCATGGCCGGCCAGATTCCCGCGATCGATGCGTTCCTCAAACGGATTCACGCGCGGCCGGCGTATCAACGAGCGCTGGAACGCGGCGGCAAGTACGAAATGGTCAGCGGCGATTGA
- a CDS encoding AMP-binding protein: MEPSAHVDTFARDNLPPQDQWPVLLLDNPDVTYPARLNCATELLERSIEAGHRDRPAIWSDVEGAPRATTYGELLTLVNRSAHVLVDEMGLQPGNRVLLRGPNTLQMAVAALAALKAGLVVVPTMPLLRAKELKQIIDKAQVGAALCDVRLTGELARCTDPNDEFYCAGLKQTRFFHDDAADSLETLAVNKPEHFAACDTAADDVCLIAFTSGTTGAPKGCMHFHRDVVAMCDLFPRHVLKPTSSDIFCGTPPLAFTFGLGGLLCFPLRAGASTVLIEKLTPETLLQTVGRFHATVMFTAPTFYRQMAPLAAHHDMSSLKKTVSAGEALPDSTRRLWHDATGIDMIDGIGGTELIHIFIAAQGDAIRPHAIGRAVPGYVVQAVDDDMQPVAPGTIGKLAVRGPTGCRYLADERQKKFVRDGWNLPGDSVYLDADGYVFYQARADDMIVSAGYNISGPEVESVLLQHEAVAECGVIGVPDETRGQIVKAFVVLNPGYEAGDAMVEQLQGYVKRSVAPYKYPRVISFVGALPRTETGKLKRFELRAMA, from the coding sequence ATGGAACCGTCAGCACACGTCGATACCTTCGCGCGCGACAATCTTCCGCCGCAGGATCAATGGCCTGTCCTTCTGCTCGACAACCCGGACGTGACCTACCCTGCGCGGCTGAACTGCGCGACGGAACTGCTCGAACGCAGCATCGAGGCGGGGCATCGCGACCGCCCGGCGATCTGGTCGGACGTCGAGGGCGCGCCGCGCGCAACCACGTACGGCGAGTTGCTGACGCTGGTGAATCGCAGCGCGCACGTGCTGGTCGACGAGATGGGTCTGCAGCCCGGCAACCGCGTGCTGCTGCGCGGCCCCAATACGTTGCAGATGGCGGTCGCCGCGCTGGCCGCGTTGAAGGCCGGGCTCGTGGTGGTGCCGACCATGCCGCTGCTGCGCGCGAAGGAACTGAAGCAGATCATCGACAAGGCGCAGGTCGGCGCGGCGTTGTGCGACGTGCGCCTGACCGGGGAACTGGCCCGCTGCACCGACCCGAACGACGAGTTCTATTGCGCGGGCCTGAAGCAAACCCGCTTCTTTCACGACGACGCCGCGGATTCGCTCGAAACACTGGCCGTCAACAAACCCGAACATTTCGCCGCGTGCGACACCGCCGCCGACGACGTCTGCCTGATCGCCTTCACCAGCGGCACCACCGGCGCGCCGAAGGGCTGCATGCATTTTCATCGCGACGTGGTGGCGATGTGCGATCTGTTTCCGCGTCACGTGTTGAAGCCCACATCGAGCGACATCTTTTGCGGCACGCCGCCGCTCGCCTTCACATTCGGGCTCGGCGGCCTGTTGTGTTTCCCACTGCGCGCGGGCGCCTCGACCGTGTTGATCGAGAAGCTCACGCCCGAGACGCTGCTGCAAACCGTCGGACGTTTTCACGCGACGGTGATGTTCACCGCGCCGACTTTCTACCGGCAGATGGCGCCGCTTGCCGCGCATCACGACATGTCGAGTTTGAAGAAGACCGTGTCGGCCGGCGAGGCATTGCCCGATTCGACGCGCCGCTTATGGCACGACGCGACCGGCATCGACATGATCGACGGCATCGGCGGTACCGAGCTGATCCATATTTTCATTGCCGCGCAGGGCGATGCGATCCGCCCGCACGCGATCGGCCGCGCGGTGCCGGGCTACGTCGTGCAAGCCGTGGACGACGACATGCAGCCGGTCGCGCCCGGCACGATCGGCAAGCTCGCGGTGCGCGGCCCGACCGGCTGCCGCTATCTCGCCGACGAACGGCAGAAGAAGTTCGTGCGCGACGGCTGGAATCTGCCCGGCGACTCGGTCTATCTCGACGCGGACGGCTATGTGTTTTACCAGGCGCGCGCCGACGACATGATCGTCTCCGCCGGCTACAACATTTCCGGCCCCGAGGTGGAGAGCGTGTTGCTGCAGCACGAGGCGGTGGCCGAATGCGGCGTGATCGGCGTGCCAGACGAAACGCGCGGCCAGATCGTCAAGGCGTTCGTCGTGCTGAATCCGGGCTATGAGGCCGGCGACGCGATGGTCGAGCAGTTGCAGGGCTACGTGAAGCGCAGCGTGGCGCCGTATAAATATCCGCGCGTGATCAGCTTCGTCGGCGCGCTGCCGCGTACTGAGACGGGCAAGCTGAAGCGCTTCGAGTTACGGGCGATGGCGTAA
- a CDS encoding RidA family protein, which yields MKKALLPAGWVKPRGYANGVAATGTQVFIAGQIGWDDQARFQTSEFAGQAIQALKNVVAVLHEAGGAPKDLVRMTWYVTDKREYLASLREIGHAFRALIGDYDIAMSAVQVVALIEDEAKVEIEATAVIPQ from the coding sequence ATGAAAAAAGCTCTTCTTCCCGCCGGCTGGGTCAAACCGCGCGGCTACGCGAACGGCGTCGCGGCCACCGGCACGCAGGTGTTCATCGCCGGTCAGATCGGCTGGGACGACCAGGCGCGCTTCCAGACCAGCGAGTTCGCCGGCCAGGCGATCCAGGCGCTGAAGAATGTCGTCGCGGTGCTGCACGAGGCGGGTGGCGCGCCGAAGGATCTGGTGCGGATGACGTGGTACGTCACCGACAAACGCGAATACCTCGCGTCGTTGCGCGAGATCGGTCACGCGTTTCGCGCGCTGATCGGCGACTACGACATCGCGATGAGCGCGGTCCAGGTCGTCGCGTTGATCGAAGACGAGGCCAAGGTGGAGATCGAGGCGACCGCCGTGATCCCGCAGTAA
- a CDS encoding thioesterase family protein has product MSARFDRPVRIRFSHCDPAGIVFFPQYLVMTNALVEDWFNEGLQIDYANMIAQRRVGLPIVKLDCEFSRPSQMGETIMLTLTVNTIGRRSIGIEIVGHCNGETRFRAKQVLVTTSLDRGTSIDIPPDIASALAAFTPQPDSIEAHRS; this is encoded by the coding sequence ATGAGCGCGCGCTTCGACAGGCCGGTACGTATCCGCTTTTCGCACTGCGATCCGGCGGGCATCGTGTTCTTTCCGCAGTATCTGGTGATGACCAACGCGCTAGTCGAAGACTGGTTCAACGAAGGCTTGCAGATCGACTACGCAAACATGATCGCGCAGCGCCGCGTCGGCCTGCCGATCGTCAAGCTCGACTGCGAGTTTTCGCGGCCGAGCCAGATGGGTGAGACGATCATGCTGACGCTGACCGTGAATACGATCGGCCGCCGTTCGATCGGCATCGAGATCGTCGGTCACTGCAACGGCGAGACACGTTTTCGCGCGAAGCAGGTGCTGGTGACGACCTCGCTCGACCGCGGCACATCCATCGACATTCCCCCGGACATCGCGAGTGCGCTCGCGGCGTTCACCCCTCAGCCCGACTCTATCGAGGCGCATCGCTCATGA